The following are from one region of the Nicotiana tomentosiformis chromosome 7, ASM39032v3, whole genome shotgun sequence genome:
- the LOC138896134 gene encoding uncharacterized protein: protein MIISGVDTSQGPMLKRTKVSITRERQTRDYMPEGTISFNDEDAEGIVQPHNDVLVIFVLINKSRVKRVLIDQGSSTNIIRSRVVEQLGLQDQIVPIVRVLNRFNMVCKNTKREITLPVNTAGTIHETKFYVIERDMRYNALFGRPWIHNTRAIPSTLHQALNFPTPGRIKTVYGEHPAAKEMFAVDEVISMSALSTSKNLESVRKEETK from the coding sequence atgatcatcagtgGAGTCGATACCTCCCAGGGGCCAATGCTGAagcgcactaaggtgtccattacAAGGGAAAGGCAAACCCGAGATTATATGCCGGAGGGGACCATCTCTTTCAATGATGAAGACGCTGAAGGCATTGTTCAACCGCATAACGATGTGCTGGTAATATTTGttctcataaataaatctcgagttaagcgtgtgttgattgatcaaggtagctcgaccaatatcatcagatcgagggtcgtagaacagctgggtctacaagaccaaatagtgcctaTTGTCCGGGTCTTAAACAGATTCAACATGGTATGTAAAAATACTAAAAGGGAGATAACCCTGCCAGTGAACACCGCCGGAACCATTCATGAAACGAAGTTCTACGTCATAGAAAgggatatgaggtataacgctctatttggaaggccatggattcacaacacgagggcaataccctcgacactacaccaggcaTTGAATTTCCCCACACCGGGAAGGATCAAGACAGTTTACGGAGAACAtccggccgcaaaagaaatgttcgcggtTGATGAGGTGATCTCGATGTCTGCACTCTCGACGTCAAAGAACCTGGAGTCAgttaggaaggaagaaactaaatag